A single region of the Changchengzhania lutea genome encodes:
- a CDS encoding transposase, translating to MIRKVVFKTYDQDQLSLLPPSYDDLVPKNHPVRIVNMIIDSVDISALEKSHKGGGTSSYNPRMLLKVIIYAYLRNLYSSRKIEQALHENIHFM from the coding sequence ATGATCAGAAAAGTAGTTTTTAAGACCTATGACCAAGACCAGTTAAGTCTTTTACCGCCAAGTTATGATGATTTAGTTCCAAAGAATCATCCAGTTCGCATTGTAAACATGATTATTGATAGTGTAGATATTAGTGCTTTAGAAAAAAGTCACAAAGGTGGTGGCACCTCAAGTTATAATCCACGCATGCTGCTCAAGGTTATTATTTATGCGTATTTACGTAACCTTTATTCTTCGCGAAAAATAGAACAGGCCTTACATGAGAACATTCATTTTATGTGA
- a CDS encoding IS630 family transposase, with product MKTKVKKRKNQDAQEETRLRVADYLRKKLGTQRQAAEIFGITERSVNKIWARYRAGGKRALCSRKRGVQGGMKLKKDQAHKVRELIREKLPEQLKLPFGLWTREAVQQLISQKFGVELSRWQVGRYLKKWGYTPQKPIRKAFEQKPENVRKWLEEEYPAIEKRAKAERAIIYFGDETGCRSDHQAGKSYAPKGKTPIIKATGKRYTVNMISAISNRGHLQFMLMEKGFNSEVFKMFLLLMIKYSNKKIFFITDNHPAHKTIKLDQWLEENNDKIEVLFIPPYSPELNPQEYVNQDLKTNIIGKKRAINKEQLKENINDFMNKRKKDKPQVKKYFHHRHARYAA from the coding sequence ATGAAAACAAAGGTGAAGAAGCGTAAGAACCAAGATGCCCAAGAGGAAACACGGTTGCGTGTGGCCGATTATCTCCGCAAGAAATTGGGCACCCAGAGACAGGCCGCCGAGATTTTCGGTATCACCGAGCGTTCGGTAAACAAGATATGGGCGCGGTACAGGGCCGGCGGCAAGCGCGCGCTGTGCAGCAGGAAACGTGGTGTGCAGGGCGGCATGAAACTCAAGAAGGACCAGGCCCATAAGGTGCGGGAACTTATCAGGGAAAAACTTCCCGAGCAGTTGAAGCTCCCCTTCGGACTTTGGACAAGGGAAGCCGTACAGCAGCTGATATCGCAGAAGTTCGGCGTCGAGCTGTCGCGCTGGCAGGTAGGGCGCTACCTGAAAAAATGGGGGTACACTCCCCAAAAGCCCATAAGAAAGGCGTTCGAGCAAAAGCCGGAAAACGTACGGAAATGGCTGGAGGAAGAATATCCGGCGATAGAAAAAAGGGCAAAGGCAGAAAGAGCGATAATATACTTTGGGGACGAGACGGGCTGCAGGAGCGACCACCAGGCAGGCAAGAGCTATGCCCCTAAAGGAAAAACGCCTATAATAAAGGCAACGGGGAAAAGATACACGGTCAATATGATCTCCGCAATAAGCAACAGGGGGCATCTGCAGTTCATGTTGATGGAGAAGGGCTTCAACAGCGAGGTCTTTAAGATGTTCTTGCTACTGATGATAAAGTATAGCAATAAAAAGATATTTTTCATTACCGATAACCATCCCGCCCACAAGACCATCAAACTTGACCAATGGCTAGAGGAGAACAATGATAAGATCGAAGTATTGTTCATCCCGCCCTATTCCCCGGAACTGAATCCCCAGGAATACGTCAACCAAGATCTGAAGACCAATATTATCGGCAAGAAAAGGGCGATCAACAAGGAACAGCTAAAGGAAAATATCAATGATTTTATGAACAAAAGAAAAAAGGACAAACCACAAGTGAAAAAATATTTTCATCACAGACACGCCAGATATGCTGCCTGA
- a CDS encoding sterol desaturase family protein, whose protein sequence is MASPTDNPVLLVSPIFFVCIFLEYAYSKVNKHKHVYSIKDSLMNGFFTAGIMFIEVTLSFMSAAAIFYFVYFTFNTVDDGLHYNILGYSSFGYQWYIWIICLILCEFSQYWVHRLNHTVRFLWAAHVVHHTSEHFNLSTSFRLSWLSKIYKPFFYMWIPVLGFHPEMILFCFALQIIWQFFLHTPYCPKLKWASFLFVTPKHHQVHHASNTPYLDKNHGAILSIFDRLFGSYKEYDTDVTIKYGTLMPTNLSNPADIILHEYRYLWKDVINSKSVFEALSYIFRPPGWNPNGLTKTTKQLQQEYNLSLKN, encoded by the coding sequence TTGGCCTCACCTACAGATAACCCGGTATTATTAGTTTCCCCTATTTTTTTTGTATGTATTTTCTTGGAATATGCTTATAGTAAAGTTAATAAGCATAAACATGTTTACAGCATTAAAGATTCATTGATGAATGGTTTTTTTACTGCCGGTATTATGTTTATTGAAGTTACATTAAGTTTTATGTCTGCGGCTGCAATTTTTTATTTTGTATACTTTACATTTAATACTGTGGATGATGGTTTGCATTATAACATTTTAGGCTATTCTTCTTTTGGATACCAATGGTATATTTGGATAATTTGTCTAATTCTGTGTGAGTTCAGTCAATATTGGGTGCATAGACTAAATCATACGGTACGTTTTTTGTGGGCCGCACATGTGGTACATCACACCTCAGAACATTTTAATCTAAGTACCTCCTTTAGGCTGAGTTGGTTGTCAAAAATTTATAAACCATTTTTCTATATGTGGATCCCTGTTTTAGGATTTCATCCAGAAATGATTTTGTTTTGTTTTGCACTTCAGATTATTTGGCAATTCTTTTTGCATACACCTTATTGCCCAAAACTAAAATGGGCGAGTTTTTTATTCGTAACTCCAAAACATCATCAAGTGCACCATGCAAGTAATACGCCTTATCTAGATAAGAACCATGGGGCTATTCTCTCTATATTTGATAGACTTTTTGGAAGCTATAAAGAATATGATACCGATGTGACAATTAAGTATGGTACACTTATGCCAACAAATCTTTCCAATCCTGCTGATATCATCCTCCATGAATATCGTTATTTATGGAAGGACGTAATAAATTCCAAATCGGTTTTTGAGGCATTAAGCTATATTTTCCGCCCACCTGGTTGGAACCCAAATGGCTTAACAAAAACTACAAAACAGCTTCAACAAGAATATAATCTTTCCTTAAAAAATTAG
- a CDS encoding polyribonucleotide nucleotidyltransferase, translating into MIPKVFREVIDLGDGREISIETGKLAKQAHGSVVVQSGKCMLLCTVVSNYEQKDLNFLPLTVDYREKFAAAGRYPGGFFKREARPSDGEVLTMRLVDRVLRPLFPKDYHSETQVMIQLMSHDEDVMPDAMAGLAASAAIQLSDFPFECPISEARVGRVNGEFVINPTRAQLEESDLDMMIGASADSVMMVEGEMDEISEEEMADAIKFAHEAIKVQCAAQVRLAEAFGKKAIREYEGEREDEDLAKKVHDMAYDKVYAIAKAGSAKHERSAAFQEIKEDIKATFSEEELEDYGGLVSDYYRKAEKAAIRDLTLNEGLRLDGRQTDEIRPIWCEIDYLPSTHGSAIFTRGETQALATVTLGTSRDANQLDMPSFEGEERFYLHYNFPPFCTGEARPIRGTSRREVGHGNLAQRALKGMIPEECPYTVRIVSEVLESNGSSSMATVCSGTIALMDAGVQMKKPVSGIAMGLISDADSGKYAVLSDILGDEDHLGDMDFKVTGTADGITACQMDIKVKGLSYEILVDALKQARNGRLHILEKLTETIAAPNAEVKDHAPTMVTRRIPNEFIGALIGPGGKVIQELQKETETTIVINEDPVTEEGVVEILGVGRTGIDAVMTKIDSLMFKPTVGNVYQVKVIKMLDFGAVVEYMDAPGNEVLLHVSELAWERTENVSDVVNMGDVFDVKYFGQDPRTRKEKVSRKAILPKPEGYVARPPRDNSRDSRGGRDNRGRDNRGRDNRRDDRKPREDRKPREDKKEE; encoded by the coding sequence ATGATTCCAAAAGTGTTTAGAGAGGTCATTGACCTAGGTGACGGTAGAGAAATTTCTATTGAAACTGGAAAATTAGCAAAACAGGCACACGGTTCTGTTGTTGTTCAGTCAGGAAAATGTATGTTATTATGTACAGTTGTTTCCAATTACGAACAGAAAGACCTTAATTTTCTACCTTTAACGGTAGATTATAGAGAAAAATTTGCTGCGGCAGGACGTTACCCTGGAGGTTTCTTTAAAAGAGAAGCAAGACCGAGTGATGGTGAAGTTTTAACGATGCGTTTAGTGGACAGAGTATTACGTCCATTATTCCCAAAAGATTATCATTCTGAAACTCAGGTGATGATCCAATTAATGTCTCATGATGAAGACGTTATGCCAGATGCTATGGCAGGATTAGCTGCTTCGGCTGCCATTCAATTATCAGATTTTCCTTTTGAATGCCCAATCTCTGAAGCAAGAGTTGGTCGTGTTAATGGTGAATTTGTAATCAACCCAACACGTGCTCAATTAGAAGAATCTGATTTAGATATGATGATTGGTGCTTCTGCCGATTCAGTAATGATGGTAGAAGGTGAAATGGATGAGATTTCTGAAGAAGAAATGGCAGATGCCATTAAGTTTGCTCACGAAGCTATTAAAGTACAATGTGCTGCTCAAGTTAGACTAGCTGAAGCCTTTGGAAAGAAAGCCATTCGTGAATATGAAGGTGAAAGAGAAGATGAAGATTTAGCGAAGAAAGTTCATGATATGGCTTATGATAAAGTGTATGCTATTGCAAAAGCCGGATCTGCCAAACATGAAAGAAGTGCTGCATTTCAAGAAATAAAAGAAGACATTAAAGCGACGTTTTCTGAAGAAGAACTAGAAGATTATGGTGGTTTAGTTTCTGATTATTATCGTAAAGCTGAAAAAGCAGCTATTCGTGATTTAACTTTAAATGAAGGTTTACGATTAGATGGTCGTCAAACAGATGAGATTAGACCTATTTGGTGTGAAATTGATTATTTACCATCAACACATGGTTCAGCAATTTTTACACGTGGAGAAACTCAAGCTTTAGCTACAGTAACTTTAGGAACATCTAGAGATGCAAACCAATTAGACATGCCATCTTTTGAAGGTGAAGAGCGTTTCTACTTACATTATAACTTCCCTCCTTTTTGTACTGGAGAAGCAAGACCAATTCGGGGAACATCTCGTAGAGAAGTTGGACATGGTAATTTAGCACAACGTGCTTTAAAAGGCATGATTCCCGAGGAATGCCCATATACAGTGCGTATCGTTTCTGAAGTATTAGAATCTAACGGTTCTTCTTCAATGGCAACAGTTTGTTCTGGTACCATAGCACTTATGGATGCTGGTGTGCAAATGAAAAAACCAGTTTCTGGTATTGCTATGGGATTAATTTCTGATGCCGATTCTGGAAAATATGCGGTATTATCTGATATTTTAGGTGATGAAGATCACTTAGGTGATATGGATTTTAAAGTGACTGGTACTGCCGATGGTATTACGGCTTGCCAAATGGATATTAAAGTAAAAGGATTGTCTTATGAAATCCTTGTGGATGCTTTAAAACAAGCTCGTAATGGCCGTTTACATATCTTAGAAAAATTAACAGAAACTATTGCTGCTCCAAATGCAGAAGTTAAGGATCACGCTCCTACAATGGTTACCAGAAGAATTCCTAATGAATTTATTGGTGCGTTAATTGGACCAGGCGGAAAAGTAATTCAAGAATTACAAAAAGAAACTGAGACCACTATTGTTATTAACGAAGATCCCGTGACCGAAGAAGGTGTTGTAGAGATTTTAGGTGTTGGCCGTACAGGTATTGATGCTGTTATGACAAAAATAGACTCGTTAATGTTTAAGCCTACAGTTGGTAATGTTTACCAAGTAAAAGTGATTAAAATGCTTGACTTTGGTGCTGTTGTAGAATATATGGATGCTCCAGGAAACGAGGTGTTATTGCACGTAAGTGAATTGGCTTGGGAACGTACTGAAAATGTATCTGATGTAGTAAATATGGGTGATGTTTTTGATGTGAAGTATTTTGGACAAGATCCAAGAACTCGTAAAGAAAAAGTATCTCGTAAAGCTATTTTACCAAAACCAGAAGGTTATGTAGCAAGACCACCTAGAGACAACTCTAGGGATAGTCGTGGTGGACGTGATAACAGAGGTAGAGATAATCGTGGACGCGATAACCGCAGAGACGATAGAAAACCTAGAGAAGATAGAAAACCTAGAGAAGATAAGAAAGAAGAGTAA
- the rpsO gene encoding 30S ribosomal protein S15: MYLSKEAKQDMFAKHGKDKNDTGSAEGQIALFTQRIEHLTAHLKNNRKDYNTERSLVMLVGKRRSLLDYLTKKDVLRYRAIVKELGLRK; encoded by the coding sequence ATGTATTTATCAAAAGAAGCAAAACAAGACATGTTTGCAAAACACGGTAAAGATAAAAACGATACTGGTTCTGCAGAAGGACAAATCGCTTTGTTTACCCAAAGAATTGAACACTTAACAGCACACTTAAAAAACAATCGTAAAGATTATAATACAGAACGTTCTTTAGTAATGTTAGTAGGTAAAAGAAGAAGCTTACTAGATTACTTAACTAAAAAAGATGTCTTAAGATATCGTGCCATAGTAAAAGAATTAGGATTAAGAAAATAA
- a CDS encoding ATP-binding protein has product MKNFELLKGSVINLSQTVSHLTEVAKIKSIDENKIEPLNLKIYVTHAIYNISALAKNKKCIIENHVNKDHLVNAVPAYLDNIILNFLTNAIKYRAENRATTIKL; this is encoded by the coding sequence ATGAAAAATTTTGAACTTTTAAAAGGATCCGTCATCAATCTGAGCCAGACGGTGTCTCACCTCACAGAAGTTGCAAAAATAAAGTCTATTGATGAGAATAAAATAGAACCACTTAATTTAAAAATTTACGTTACCCATGCCATTTATAACATAAGTGCTTTAGCAAAAAATAAAAAATGTATTATCGAAAATCATGTTAATAAAGACCATCTGGTAAATGCTGTGCCTGCTTATTTAGACAATATTATTTTGAATTTTTTAACCAATGCCATTAAATACCGCGCCGAAAACAGAGCTACCACAATAAAATTATAA
- a CDS encoding HAMP domain-containing histidine kinase — protein sequence MYKTFHRNKDALGIGLFITRNHIEPFGGKIKVKSEFDVGTTFSVYFRKPTTFILEETF from the coding sequence ATGTATAAAACATTCCACAGAAATAAAGATGCTTTAGGCATAGGGCTTTTTATTACCCGAAATCATATTGAACCGTTTGGAGGTAAAATCAAAGTAAAAAGCGAATTTGATGTCGGAACTACATTTTCTGTTTATTTTAGAAAGCCAACCACATTTATTTTAGAAGAAACGTTTTAG
- a CDS encoding sensor histidine kinase: protein MSTYFVFMSKSKVHFVDTFAYMNTLYSQVEDATTYDFLDTIFNNTHSGIAIINLDGQWLKVNDTVCDLLGYTRNELFNMNFQDIVYREDLGVSHKQLDQLIAGKIKKYQVEKRYFHKDGSIIWVLLSVSLVRDRYGEPSHVIWQLSDITERKNQEEKLKVMLNVAREQNERLTAFADIITHNLRSHSGNLITLTGFLEEDYSWLKENESFGLLQKAIENLEDTISHLTEVAKIKQIEHTKIEALNLSEFVEKAIYNITAVARNANATIINNVDPKMFVKGIPAYLDSIVLNFLTNAIKYRSDKRRPQIKLSSNIQNDYVIFNVADNGLGIDMHKYGDKLFQMYKTFHCNEDARGIGLFITKNHIESLGGKVIVTSEVDQGTEFSIYLKRT, encoded by the coding sequence ATGAGTACTTATTTTGTGTTTATGAGCAAGTCTAAAGTGCATTTCGTCGATACTTTTGCTTACATGAATACGCTATACTCTCAAGTAGAAGATGCTACTACATACGATTTTCTAGACACTATTTTTAACAATACGCACAGCGGAATTGCTATAATTAATCTAGACGGGCAATGGTTAAAAGTAAACGATACCGTTTGCGATTTATTAGGTTATACCCGGAACGAACTCTTTAATATGAATTTTCAGGATATTGTTTATCGTGAAGATTTGGGTGTTTCACATAAGCAATTAGATCAACTGATTGCTGGTAAAATAAAAAAGTACCAGGTCGAGAAACGATATTTCCATAAAGATGGTTCTATTATTTGGGTCCTTCTGTCTGTATCGCTAGTTCGAGACCGATATGGAGAACCATCACATGTTATTTGGCAACTAAGTGATATTACCGAACGCAAAAATCAAGAGGAAAAATTAAAGGTCATGCTCAATGTTGCCAGAGAGCAAAATGAAAGATTAACAGCCTTTGCCGATATTATTACCCATAATCTTCGGTCACATTCTGGAAATTTAATAACACTAACGGGTTTTTTAGAAGAAGATTATTCTTGGTTGAAAGAGAATGAAAGTTTTGGCTTGTTGCAAAAAGCTATCGAAAATTTAGAAGACACAATAAGTCACCTGACCGAAGTAGCGAAAATTAAGCAAATCGAGCATACTAAAATTGAAGCTTTAAATTTAAGTGAATTTGTAGAAAAGGCCATTTATAATATTACTGCCGTAGCTAGAAATGCTAATGCGACTATTATAAATAATGTTGATCCTAAGATGTTCGTGAAAGGGATTCCCGCATATTTAGATAGTATTGTGCTAAATTTTTTAACCAACGCTATAAAATATAGATCGGATAAACGACGCCCTCAAATTAAATTGTCAAGCAATATTCAAAATGATTATGTTATTTTTAATGTGGCTGATAACGGTTTAGGTATTGATATGCACAAATACGGTGATAAACTGTTCCAAATGTATAAGACCTTTCACTGTAATGAAGATGCCAGGGGCATTGGTTTATTTATAACGAAAAATCACATTGAGTCCTTAGGCGGAAAAGTGATTGTGACCAGTGAAGTGGATCAAGGTACCGAGTTTTCAATTTATTTAAAAAGAACATAA
- the accD gene encoding acetyl-CoA carboxylase, carboxyltransferase subunit beta → MSWFKRKDKGIHTSTEEKKDTPKGLWYKSPTGKIVDTSELEKNFYVSPEDGYHVRIGSKEYFEILFDDNKFKELDANLESKDPLKFEDTKKYPERLKAAQNKTKLKDAVRCAVGKSKGNDLVVACMDFAFIGGSMGSVVGEKIARAADYSLKNNMPLMIISKSGGARMMEAALSLMQLAKTSVKLAQLAEAGIPYISLCTDPTTGGTTASFAMLGDINISEPGALIGFAGPRIVRDTTGKELPEGFQTSEFLLEHGFLDFITQRQELKNKVNQYIDLILNQPLRA, encoded by the coding sequence ATGTCTTGGTTTAAAAGAAAAGATAAAGGAATACATACTTCTACTGAAGAAAAAAAAGACACTCCAAAAGGACTTTGGTACAAGTCTCCAACAGGTAAAATTGTTGACACTAGTGAATTGGAGAAGAATTTTTATGTTAGTCCAGAAGATGGATATCACGTTCGTATAGGTAGCAAAGAATATTTTGAAATTCTTTTTGATGACAATAAGTTCAAAGAACTGGATGCCAATCTAGAATCCAAGGATCCACTAAAGTTTGAGGATACTAAAAAGTATCCAGAACGTTTAAAGGCAGCTCAAAACAAAACCAAATTGAAAGATGCCGTGCGTTGTGCTGTTGGAAAATCTAAAGGTAATGACTTAGTGGTTGCCTGTATGGATTTTGCTTTTATCGGTGGCTCTATGGGTAGTGTTGTTGGCGAAAAAATTGCACGAGCAGCAGATTACTCATTAAAAAATAATATGCCTTTAATGATTATTTCGAAATCTGGCGGTGCGCGTATGATGGAGGCAGCATTATCATTAATGCAGTTAGCAAAAACATCAGTAAAGTTAGCACAGTTAGCAGAAGCTGGAATTCCTTATATCTCTTTATGTACTGACCCTACTACTGGTGGTACGACGGCATCCTTTGCCATGCTTGGTGATATTAATATTAGTGAACCTGGTGCTCTAATTGGTTTTGCTGGTCCACGAATAGTAAGAGATACCACAGGAAAAGAATTGCCTGAAGGTTTTCAAACTTCTGAATTTCTATTAGAACACGGATTTCTGGATTTTATAACCCAACGCCAAGAGCTAAAGAATAAGGTCAATCAATATATAGATTTAATATTGAATCAGCCATTAAGGGCGTAA
- the fbaA gene encoding class II fructose-bisphosphate aldolase — MGHNIKPGVATGKEVQAIFNYAKEKGFALPAVNVIGSDTINGVLETAAALNAPVIIQFSNGGAQFNAGKGLSNDGQKAAIAGAIAGAKHVHTLAEAYGVPVILHTDHCAKKLLPWIDGLLDASETHYKDTGKSLFSSHMIDLSEEPLEENIAICKTYLERMSKMGMTLEIELGITGGEEDGVDNTDVDDSKLYTQPEEVAYAYEELSKVSDQFTIAAAFGNVHGVYKPGNVKLTPKILKNSQDYISKKYNVEHNHIDFVFHGGSGSTVEEIREGISYGVIKMNIDTDLQYAFMSGIRDYMGAKEAYLKSQIGSPDGDDSPNKKYYDPRVWLREGEKTFVERLKKAFEDLNNVNTL; from the coding sequence ATGGGACACAATATAAAACCAGGAGTAGCCACAGGCAAAGAGGTTCAAGCTATTTTTAATTATGCTAAAGAAAAAGGATTTGCATTACCCGCAGTTAATGTTATAGGTTCAGACACTATTAATGGTGTTTTAGAAACCGCTGCAGCTTTAAATGCACCCGTTATTATTCAATTTTCTAATGGTGGCGCGCAATTTAATGCCGGTAAAGGTTTAAGTAATGATGGACAGAAGGCAGCTATTGCAGGTGCTATTGCTGGCGCCAAGCATGTGCATACCTTAGCTGAAGCTTATGGTGTTCCCGTAATTTTACATACAGACCACTGTGCTAAAAAGTTATTACCTTGGATTGATGGTTTATTAGATGCCAGTGAAACGCATTATAAAGACACTGGAAAATCTTTATTTAGTTCACACATGATAGATTTGTCTGAAGAACCTCTTGAAGAAAATATTGCCATTTGCAAAACCTATTTAGAGCGCATGAGCAAAATGGGTATGACTCTGGAAATTGAATTAGGGATTACTGGCGGTGAAGAAGATGGTGTTGATAATACAGATGTAGACGATTCTAAATTATATACCCAACCAGAAGAAGTGGCTTATGCTTATGAAGAACTAAGTAAAGTAAGTGATCAATTTACTATTGCGGCTGCCTTCGGAAATGTGCATGGGGTTTACAAGCCTGGAAATGTAAAATTGACGCCAAAAATCTTAAAAAATTCTCAAGACTATATTTCTAAAAAATACAATGTAGAGCACAACCATATTGATTTTGTTTTTCACGGTGGCTCAGGCTCTACAGTCGAAGAAATAAGAGAAGGTATTAGTTACGGAGTTATAAAAATGAATATTGACACAGACCTGCAATATGCATTTATGAGTGGTATTCGTGATTATATGGGTGCAAAAGAAGCCTACTTAAAATCGCAAATTGGTAGTCCTGATGGTGACGATTCTCCTAATAAGAAGTATTACGACCCTAGAGTTTGGTTGCGCGAAGGTGAGAAGACCTTTGTAGAACGCTTGAAAAAAGCATTTGAAGATCTAAATAACGTAAATACGTTGTAA